A single region of the Vagococcus teuberi genome encodes:
- a CDS encoding MFS transporter has translation MTNKKSMMYLAISNLFLVFLGAGLVIPVMPMLKEDMHLSGSTMGLMISVFAVLQLIVSPIAGSLSDKVGRKLIIAIGMLIFAISELIFGLGQVVSWLYVSRGLGGIAAALIMPSVTAYVADVTTFDERPKAMGLVSAAISGGFIIGPGAGGFLAHFGMRVPFFAAAFLAFVGFVMTMLILKEPEKQLVHGQVAEKGSVMDILKDPIFTFPFVVILISSFGLQSFESIYSIMATVNFSFSTSEIAAIITVSGVLALICQLVFFDGIIKRIGEVGLIRVSFFASAIFVGVIAFTDSKWVVVLSTFVVFLAFDLLRPGITTYLSKHAGDRQGTVNGLNSTFTSFGNILGPMASGILFDINHFYPYYVSAIVLLLTSFLSLMWKKELPEK, from the coding sequence ATGACAAATAAAAAAAGTATGATGTACTTAGCAATTTCTAATTTATTTTTAGTGTTTTTGGGTGCCGGATTAGTTATCCCAGTCATGCCAATGCTAAAAGAAGACATGCATTTGTCAGGGTCTACTATGGGATTGATGATTTCTGTTTTTGCTGTGTTGCAACTAATCGTCTCACCAATAGCCGGTAGTTTGTCTGATAAAGTCGGACGAAAATTAATCATTGCAATCGGGATGTTAATTTTTGCTATTTCAGAACTGATTTTTGGTTTAGGTCAAGTGGTCAGTTGGTTGTACGTCTCTCGTGGACTTGGTGGGATTGCAGCTGCGTTAATCATGCCATCAGTTACAGCATATGTCGCTGACGTGACCACGTTTGATGAACGACCAAAAGCTATGGGATTAGTTTCTGCAGCCATTAGTGGTGGGTTTATCATTGGACCTGGAGCTGGTGGATTTTTAGCCCATTTTGGTATGAGGGTCCCATTTTTTGCTGCGGCGTTTTTAGCGTTTGTTGGATTCGTTATGACCATGCTCATTCTAAAAGAGCCTGAGAAACAATTAGTTCATGGTCAAGTAGCAGAGAAAGGCTCTGTAATGGATATTTTAAAAGATCCAATCTTTACATTCCCATTTGTTGTTATTTTGATTTCGTCATTTGGGTTGCAATCATTTGAATCAATTTATAGTATCATGGCGACCGTTAATTTTAGTTTTTCAACCTCAGAAATTGCGGCAATCATCACTGTAAGTGGTGTGTTGGCTTTGATTTGTCAGTTGGTCTTTTTTGATGGGATTATCAAGCGAATTGGTGAGGTCGGATTAATTCGAGTATCGTTTTTTGCGAGCGCTATATTTGTCGGGGTAATTGCCTTTACAGATAGCAAGTGGGTTGTTGTATTGTCGACATTTGTGGTATTTTTAGCATTTGACTTATTAAGACCTGGGATTACAACGTATTTATCAAAACACGCAGGAGACAGGCAAGGTACGGTTAATGGGTTAAACTCAACTTTTACCAGTTTTGGTAATATTTTAGGCCCAATGGCTTCAGGGATATTATTTGATATCAATCATTTCTACCCATACTATGTGTCAGCTATTGTGTTACTTTTGACAAGTTTCTTATCTTTAATGTGGAAAAAAGAATTACCAGAAAAATAA
- the pyk gene encoding pyruvate kinase: MKKTKIVCTIGPASESLDTLVELMNSGMNVARLNFSHGDFEEHGARIKNIREAAKITGKTIAILLDTKGPEIRTHNMKDGIVELMTGDTVRIAMSEVEGTKEKFSITYPGLIDDVRVGSHILLDDGLIDLEVIEIDSVNKEIVTKVLNEGVLKNKKGVNVPNVSINLPGITEKDAADIRFGIENDVDFIAASFVRRPSDVLEITEILEQENATHIQIISKIENQEGIDNLDDILKVSSGLMVARGDMGVEIPTENVPVVQKEMIRKCNALGKPVITATQMLDSMQKNPRPTRAEASDVANAIYDGTDAVMLSGETAAGEYPIEAVRTMRNIAVRTEADLTDRDAYALKLHRKTDMTESIGQAVGHTAKNLDIQTIVAATESGHTARMISKYRPKAHIVAVTFTDRVARSLALNWGVFPIVTSKPDSTDDMFVLATKIAKETGFSKDGDLIIITAGAPIGEKGTTNLMKIQLIGSKLCAGQGIGDTAVSAKAIVASSADEANKVMEDGAILVVKTTDKDYMPAISKASAIVVEDGGLTSHAAVVAIAENIPVVVGVEDATSVISNGTTLTIDPRQGYIYEGETTI, encoded by the coding sequence ATGAAAAAAACTAAAATTGTTTGTACAATCGGTCCAGCAAGTGAATCTTTAGACACATTAGTTGAATTAATGAATTCAGGAATGAACGTAGCTCGCTTGAACTTTTCACATGGAGATTTTGAAGAACATGGAGCACGTATTAAAAATATTCGTGAAGCGGCAAAAATTACTGGTAAAACCATTGCAATTTTATTAGATACAAAAGGTCCAGAAATTCGTACGCATAATATGAAAGATGGCATCGTTGAATTAATGACTGGTGATACAGTTCGCATTGCAATGAGTGAAGTAGAAGGAACAAAAGAAAAATTCTCAATTACTTACCCAGGTTTAATTGATGATGTTCGTGTAGGAAGCCATATCCTTTTAGATGATGGATTAATTGACTTAGAAGTAATCGAAATCGATTCAGTTAATAAAGAAATCGTCACAAAAGTATTAAACGAAGGCGTATTGAAAAACAAAAAAGGTGTTAACGTACCTAACGTAAGTATTAACTTACCTGGTATCACTGAAAAAGATGCAGCTGATATTCGTTTTGGTATTGAAAACGATGTTGATTTCATCGCTGCAAGTTTCGTTCGTCGTCCAAGTGATGTTTTAGAAATCACTGAAATCTTAGAACAAGAAAATGCGACACATATTCAAATTATTTCTAAAATTGAAAACCAAGAAGGTATTGATAACTTAGATGATATCTTAAAAGTATCTAGTGGTTTAATGGTTGCTCGTGGTGACATGGGTGTTGAAATTCCAACTGAAAATGTACCAGTTGTACAAAAAGAAATGATTAGAAAATGTAATGCTTTAGGTAAACCAGTTATTACGGCAACTCAAATGTTAGATTCTATGCAAAAAAATCCTCGTCCAACACGTGCTGAAGCAAGTGACGTGGCAAACGCGATTTATGATGGAACTGATGCAGTTATGTTATCTGGTGAAACAGCTGCAGGGGAATACCCAATTGAAGCTGTTAGAACAATGAGAAATATCGCTGTTCGTACAGAAGCTGATTTAACTGATCGTGATGCATATGCTCTTAAATTACATAGAAAAACTGATATGACTGAATCAATTGGTCAAGCAGTTGGACATACAGCTAAAAACTTAGACATCCAAACAATTGTGGCTGCGACAGAATCAGGACATACAGCGCGTATGATTTCTAAATATCGTCCAAAAGCTCACATTGTAGCGGTAACATTTACAGATCGTGTAGCAAGAAGTTTAGCATTAAACTGGGGTGTATTCCCAATAGTGACATCTAAACCAGATTCTACAGACGATATGTTTGTTCTTGCAACTAAAATTGCAAAAGAAACAGGTTTCTCTAAAGATGGTGATTTAATCATCATTACTGCTGGAGCACCAATCGGTGAAAAAGGAACAACTAACTTAATGAAAATTCAGTTAATTGGTTCTAAATTATGTGCTGGACAAGGAATTGGTGACACAGCTGTTTCAGCTAAAGCAATTGTTGCTTCTTCTGCTGACGAAGCAAACAAAGTGATGGAAGATGGTGCTATCTTAGTTGTGAAAACAACAGATAAAGATTACATGCCAGCTATCTCAAAAGCTTCAGCAATCGTTGTTGAAGATGGTGGATTAACTAGCCATGCAGCAGTTGTTGCCATTGCTGAAAACATTCCAGTAGTTGTTGGTGTTGAAGATGCAACATCAGTTATCTCAAATGGAACAACTTTAACAATTGATCCTCGTCAGGGATATATCTACGAAGGCGAAACAACTATTTAA
- the pfkA gene encoding 6-phosphofructokinase — translation MKRIAILTSGGDAPGMNAAIRAVTRKAIYEGMEVYGINYGFAGLVAGDIRKLDVPDVGDIIQRGGTVLYSARYPEFATEEGQLKGIEQLNKFGIEGLVVIGGDGSYHGALALTKRGFPAVGIPGTIDNDIPMTDYTIGFDTAINTVLDAMDKIRDTATSHVRTFIIEVMGRDAGDIALWAGVAGGADDIIIPEHDFDMAQVAQKIREGRDRGKKHCLIVLAEGVMSGHKFADELAEYGDFHARVSVLGHVVRGGAPSARDRVLASKFGGFAVDLLKNGQGGLCIGSVNNEIVANDIIETLEQKKHQPDLSLYDLNHQISF, via the coding sequence ATGAAACGCATTGCTATTTTGACGAGTGGTGGAGATGCACCTGGTATGAATGCTGCTATTCGTGCGGTAACACGTAAAGCCATTTATGAAGGTATGGAAGTTTATGGTATAAACTATGGATTTGCTGGTTTAGTCGCTGGTGATATTCGTAAGTTAGATGTTCCAGATGTAGGGGATATCATTCAACGTGGTGGAACTGTGTTATATTCAGCACGTTACCCAGAGTTTGCAACAGAGGAAGGACAACTTAAAGGGATTGAACAACTAAACAAATTTGGTATCGAAGGATTAGTTGTTATCGGTGGTGACGGTAGTTATCATGGTGCGTTAGCATTAACAAAACGTGGATTCCCAGCTGTTGGTATTCCAGGAACAATTGACAACGATATTCCAATGACAGATTACACAATTGGATTTGATACAGCTATTAACACTGTATTAGATGCAATGGATAAAATACGTGACACTGCAACATCTCACGTACGTACATTTATTATTGAAGTAATGGGTCGTGATGCTGGAGATATCGCTTTATGGGCAGGTGTTGCCGGTGGAGCAGATGATATTATTATTCCAGAACATGATTTTGATATGGCACAAGTTGCTCAAAAAATTCGTGAAGGCCGTGACCGTGGTAAAAAACATTGTTTAATCGTCTTAGCAGAAGGTGTGATGTCAGGTCATAAATTTGCTGACGAATTAGCAGAGTACGGAGATTTCCATGCTCGTGTATCCGTATTAGGACACGTTGTACGTGGTGGAGCACCATCAGCTCGAGATCGTGTTTTAGCTAGTAAATTCGGTGGATTTGCGGTTGACTTACTAAAAAATGGTCAAGGTGGATTATGTATTGGTTCTGTAAACAATGAAATTGTGGCAAATGATATCATTGAAACATTAGAACAAAAGAAACATCAGCCGGATTTGAGTTTGTATGATTTAAATCATCAAATCTCATTTTAA
- the dnaE gene encoding DNA polymerase III subunit alpha, which translates to MDLGQLQVRSEYSLLSSTNRIKDLVFEAKERGYTSLAITDIDTLHGVVLFYQECIRQGIKPLIGMTLSYRTKEQIDAQLILLAKNLSGYHHLMKIATEKAMTDRKELFSLEEIQPYLSDLIVIFPWQTSELYQLQRAVGSEQMEHRTIDLLDLLKNTDVYGGINALKAKGEELEYWQYYYKKYSLPVVPLQDVRYLNPSDDFSVTVLEHIETGDVIHVDFEQLSGDYYLPQMTDFKILYEEKGLSDCLINSQKIVEMIDLEIPLHQKLLPSFLVPEKETAYTYLRQLCQSGLEFRLQGQLNEEYHARLDMELDVIHEMGYDDYFLIVWDVMKYARDHHIVTACRGSAAGSLVSYVLQITDVDPIEYQLLFERFLNKERYTMPDIDMDIPDNRREELLQYVNKKYGENRVAQIATFGTLAAKMAIRDVSRVFGLSQNEANRWANAIPKDLKITLSEAYDKSKTLRELVGHSYKNKLLFDTAKRIEGLPRHVSTHAAGVVISDQDLTNLIPLQEGNNGIPLTQFAMGEVEEIGLLKMDFLGLRNLSIIGNALSSIEYQTGKHLSLADIPLDDEKTLELFSQGNTVGVFQFESKGIKNVLRKLGPTSIEDIASVNALYRPGPMENIDTFVRRKKGQEPITYPHDSLKPILHYTYGIIVYQEQVMQVASKMAGFSLGEADILRRAISKKSKDVIDTERDHFVNGALKQGYTKDVAMQVYDYIERFANYGFNRSHAVVYSVIAYQMAYLKVHYPTAFFQAILHSVKNNPAKMNEYVVEAKEAGLTITPPDINRSEYSFTFNKGNIIYGFSSVKGIRKDFIQHLLTIRKEGGPFKSLENFLIRISGKWLKQANILPLIYIGAFDRLHQNRKQLIIDLDSMIQNIEYSGGSVDLLDILALKKETCTDFTVEEKLEQEVEYLGTYVSAHPVDFYANKFISLSTTKASQLIPNQEVTVLLYSSSVKKIRTKKGESMAFLEGTDQTGKLSVTLFPTVYRAVQSILGEQEVYVVRGKVEKSRYNQELQIIANDVRLAKDVKEVLRCFINITKENDTNQLLADLQSVLLSFPGECPVILVFRHKHDNTLLNKRYWVNDNSELISKVSSLLGEGMIIFK; encoded by the coding sequence ATGGATTTGGGACAGTTACAAGTTAGATCAGAATATTCATTATTATCCAGTACCAATCGCATAAAGGATCTTGTGTTTGAAGCCAAAGAACGTGGCTACACAAGTTTAGCGATTACTGATATTGATACCCTTCATGGTGTCGTTTTATTTTATCAAGAATGTATCAGACAAGGGATTAAACCACTGATTGGAATGACCCTTTCATATAGAACGAAAGAACAAATTGATGCGCAACTTATTTTACTAGCTAAAAATCTTTCTGGTTACCATCATTTGATGAAAATTGCGACGGAAAAAGCGATGACAGACAGAAAAGAGTTATTTTCTTTAGAGGAAATCCAGCCTTATTTAAGTGATTTGATCGTTATTTTCCCGTGGCAAACAAGTGAGTTATATCAGTTGCAACGAGCAGTTGGTAGTGAGCAAATGGAGCATCGAACAATCGACTTGTTAGACCTGCTAAAAAATACAGATGTATATGGTGGAATAAATGCTTTAAAGGCTAAAGGTGAAGAGTTAGAGTATTGGCAATATTATTATAAAAAATATAGTTTACCAGTTGTGCCACTGCAAGATGTCCGATATTTAAACCCAAGTGATGACTTTTCTGTGACTGTCTTAGAACACATTGAAACAGGTGACGTGATTCATGTAGATTTTGAACAATTATCTGGTGATTATTATTTACCACAAATGACTGACTTTAAAATACTTTATGAAGAAAAGGGTTTGTCTGATTGTTTAATCAATAGTCAAAAAATTGTTGAGATGATTGATTTAGAGATTCCATTGCATCAAAAACTATTACCAAGTTTTCTAGTGCCAGAAAAGGAAACAGCATATACTTATTTGCGTCAATTATGCCAATCTGGTCTTGAGTTTAGATTGCAAGGACAACTAAATGAAGAATATCACGCACGTCTTGATATGGAGTTAGACGTGATTCATGAGATGGGATACGATGATTATTTTCTAATTGTGTGGGACGTCATGAAATATGCTAGAGATCATCATATCGTGACAGCTTGTCGTGGTTCTGCAGCGGGATCTCTCGTATCATATGTCTTGCAAATTACTGATGTTGACCCAATCGAGTATCAGTTACTTTTTGAGCGATTTTTAAATAAAGAACGGTACACCATGCCGGATATTGATATGGATATTCCTGATAATAGGCGTGAAGAATTACTACAATACGTTAATAAAAAATATGGTGAGAACCGAGTAGCACAAATTGCAACGTTTGGTACTCTTGCGGCGAAAATGGCTATCAGAGATGTCAGTCGCGTGTTTGGTTTATCACAAAATGAAGCTAATCGTTGGGCTAATGCTATTCCAAAAGATTTAAAGATAACACTTAGTGAGGCGTATGATAAATCGAAAACATTGCGTGAATTAGTGGGCCATTCTTATAAAAACAAATTACTCTTTGATACAGCAAAACGGATTGAAGGATTGCCAAGACATGTGTCAACGCATGCGGCAGGGGTTGTGATTAGTGACCAAGATTTAACAAACCTCATTCCATTGCAAGAAGGAAACAACGGTATTCCATTAACCCAGTTTGCGATGGGAGAAGTTGAAGAGATTGGTTTGTTAAAAATGGATTTTCTTGGTTTACGAAACCTGTCTATCATAGGAAACGCACTATCTTCAATCGAATATCAGACAGGAAAGCATTTATCATTAGCCGATATTCCTTTAGATGATGAAAAAACGTTAGAATTATTTAGCCAGGGCAACACGGTCGGCGTGTTTCAATTTGAGTCAAAAGGAATAAAAAATGTTCTGCGGAAATTAGGTCCAACATCTATTGAAGATATCGCATCAGTCAATGCGTTGTATCGACCGGGTCCAATGGAAAACATTGACACGTTTGTGCGACGAAAAAAAGGACAAGAGCCAATTACTTATCCGCATGACAGTTTAAAACCAATTTTACATTATACTTATGGGATTATTGTTTACCAAGAACAAGTTATGCAAGTGGCATCCAAAATGGCTGGATTTAGTTTAGGTGAAGCGGATATTTTACGTCGTGCAATTAGTAAAAAAAGCAAGGATGTGATTGATACAGAGCGTGATCATTTTGTCAATGGTGCGTTAAAACAAGGCTATACAAAAGACGTGGCGATGCAAGTGTATGATTACATCGAACGTTTTGCTAATTATGGGTTTAACCGCTCGCATGCAGTCGTGTATTCAGTGATTGCGTATCAGATGGCGTATTTAAAAGTTCATTATCCAACGGCCTTTTTCCAAGCAATTTTGCATTCAGTGAAAAATAATCCAGCAAAAATGAACGAATACGTGGTGGAGGCAAAAGAAGCCGGTTTAACGATTACTCCACCAGATATTAATAGAAGTGAATACAGTTTTACGTTTAATAAAGGCAATATTATTTATGGCTTTTCATCTGTCAAAGGGATTCGAAAAGATTTTATCCAACATCTTTTAACTATTCGAAAAGAAGGAGGTCCATTTAAGTCATTAGAGAATTTCCTGATACGAATTAGTGGCAAGTGGTTAAAACAAGCGAATATTTTGCCATTGATTTATATTGGTGCGTTTGATCGGTTGCATCAAAATAGAAAACAGTTGATTATTGACTTAGATTCTATGATACAAAATATCGAATATAGTGGTGGCAGTGTAGATTTATTAGATATACTTGCTTTAAAGAAGGAAACATGTACAGATTTTACTGTCGAAGAAAAATTGGAACAAGAAGTGGAGTACTTAGGGACGTATGTGTCTGCTCATCCAGTTGATTTTTATGCAAATAAATTCATTAGTCTATCTACTACTAAAGCATCACAGCTAATACCTAATCAAGAAGTGACGGTGTTGTTGTATTCATCTAGTGTGAAAAAAATTCGCACGAAAAAAGGGGAATCAATGGCGTTTCTTGAAGGAACAGATCAAACGGGTAAGTTGTCTGTCACGCTTTTTCCAACGGTTTACCGAGCAGTACAATCTATATTAGGGGAACAAGAAGTTTATGTTGTTAGAGGAAAAGTAGAAAAAAGTCGTTATAATCAAGAATTACAAATCATTGCCAATGATGTTCGTTTAGCTAAAGATGTGAAAGAAGTTTTAAGATGTTTCATAAATATAACGAAAGAAAATGACACGAATCAATTGTTAGCAGATTTACAAAGTGTGTTATTGTCATTTCCAGGAGAGTGCCCGGTTATTTTAGTATTTCGTCATAAACATGATAATACGTTGTTAAATAAGCGTTATTGGGTAAATGATAATTCTGAATTAATTAGTAAGGTGAGTTCTTTATTAGGTGAAGGGATGATCATATTCAAGTGA
- a CDS encoding YjzD family protein — MGRIVVFIWAILLGQVVSYIGGALHGITDYNFTGTVIVSLIACAIVMIIAEVAAPSDEKKSKNKKNM, encoded by the coding sequence ATGGGAAGAATTGTTGTCTTTATTTGGGCAATTTTATTAGGACAAGTGGTTAGTTATATTGGTGGAGCACTTCATGGAATCACTGATTACAACTTCACTGGAACTGTGATTGTATCTTTAATTGCTTGTGCCATCGTAATGATTATTGCTGAAGTAGCAGCGCCAAGCGACGAAAAAAAATCAAAAAATAAAAAAAACATGTAG
- a CDS encoding multidrug efflux MFS transporter: MKVDWKRNMYIAWIGCFFTGASYSLVMPFISIYIEQLGAPSDKVEFYAGLSISLTALSAAIVAPLWGSLADRKGRKIMMIRAAAGMTITMGSLAFVPNVFWLLFMRFCNGLLSGYVPNATAMIASQAPKDKNGMALGTLATGAVAGSLIGPSLGGLLAETVGIKNVFLVTGSILFVTTMLTIFFIHEDFEPVERKDMVSTKEVFQSVKQPKVLIGLFITTAIIQIGMTSISPILTLYVRELGGQTSNILFVSGLIVSVAGVSEFFAAPFLGKLGDRIGSHYVLIGGLVLSFLFILPMSMVQSPFQLGVCRFLLGFSTGALMPSVNTLISKITPMNGVGRVFSFNQMFTSLGQVAGPMVGSLVANGFGYRAVFVATSILILMNITISFFNFKNQLSIKELIKEFKH; the protein is encoded by the coding sequence ATGAAGGTTGACTGGAAACGAAATATGTATATTGCTTGGATTGGGTGTTTCTTTACTGGTGCGAGTTATAGTTTAGTGATGCCGTTTATCTCAATATACATCGAACAATTGGGAGCACCAAGCGATAAAGTAGAATTTTATGCTGGATTATCTATTAGTTTAACCGCGTTGTCTGCAGCTATTGTAGCACCATTATGGGGTAGTTTAGCTGATAGAAAAGGCCGCAAAATAATGATGATTCGTGCAGCAGCAGGTATGACAATCACGATGGGGTCATTAGCGTTTGTTCCGAATGTATTTTGGTTATTATTTATGAGATTTTGTAATGGATTGTTATCTGGGTATGTTCCAAATGCAACAGCAATGATTGCTTCGCAGGCGCCAAAGGATAAAAATGGAATGGCTTTAGGAACACTAGCAACAGGAGCAGTAGCCGGAAGTTTAATTGGCCCGTCACTAGGTGGACTGTTAGCAGAGACTGTTGGTATTAAAAATGTTTTCTTAGTAACAGGGAGTATTTTATTTGTGACAACCATGCTTACTATCTTTTTTATTCATGAAGATTTTGAACCTGTTGAAAGAAAAGATATGGTATCAACAAAAGAAGTCTTTCAAAGTGTGAAACAACCGAAAGTATTAATTGGTTTGTTTATCACTACGGCTATTATCCAAATAGGAATGACTAGTATCAGCCCTATTTTAACTTTGTATGTGAGAGAACTTGGTGGTCAAACGAGTAATATTTTGTTTGTCAGTGGATTGATTGTGTCTGTTGCTGGTGTCTCTGAGTTTTTTGCTGCACCTTTTTTGGGTAAATTAGGAGATCGTATTGGCAGTCATTATGTCTTAATAGGTGGTTTGGTGTTGTCGTTTTTATTTATTTTACCAATGTCAATGGTCCAGTCGCCGTTTCAATTAGGTGTGTGTCGTTTTCTACTAGGCTTTTCAACAGGGGCATTAATGCCATCAGTTAATACGCTGATTAGTAAAATCACACCAATGAATGGTGTTGGCCGGGTTTTTAGTTTTAACCAAATGTTTACGAGTCTAGGGCAAGTTGCAGGGCCAATGGTTGGCTCACTTGTAGCAAATGGATTTGGTTATCGTGCGGTATTTGTCGCAACAAGTATACTGATTTTGATGAATATTACCATTAGTTTCTTTAACTTTAAAAATCAGCTATCTATTAAAGAGTTGATAAAAGAGTTTAAACATTAA
- a CDS encoding MFS transporter, with product MSEKKFHVNLAVLATGMMAFSGVLIETAMNVTFPTLMEDFSISTSQVQWVTTIYLLMISIVVPLSSYLIKNVSRRKLFAVSSVLFLLGVAIDAFAGGFIMLLIGRVLQGIATGIALPLMFNIILTKVLMEKRGMMIGIGNLTTSIAPAMGPTYGGILTTTLDWTYIYKLLIPVLIVSTLVGLYAIPEEEKSISDSINVKAVLYLSVMFTGLLMFFSYLEQPLGWVALVIGLISAGLFYKTNKQKTLLNLVVFKNTRFTIYLMSFLVYQILLLGVSFVLPNFIQIVQNVPASNAGMMMFPGALIGALFAPVSGKILDKLGFKKPIGVGILFAILGWLMLIMVIQTGNIALIILSHVTFMIGVGLSYSNVMTVGLSSIKESLQDDGNAIFSTLQQFMGAISTSFVAIVVGIFQSGQNDFVQGTSTGSKVALVCLFILLLMSSLFVIKTFKSNKNENL from the coding sequence ATGTCAGAAAAGAAATTTCATGTTAATCTAGCTGTTCTAGCAACTGGTATGATGGCTTTTTCGGGAGTGTTGATTGAAACAGCAATGAACGTGACGTTTCCAACGTTAATGGAAGATTTTAGTATTTCAACATCACAAGTGCAATGGGTGACGACGATTTATCTATTGATGATTTCGATCGTTGTGCCACTGTCATCTTACTTAATAAAAAACGTTAGCCGCCGGAAGTTGTTTGCGGTTTCAAGTGTATTGTTTTTATTAGGAGTTGCTATCGATGCCTTTGCTGGTGGGTTTATTATGTTGCTGATTGGTCGTGTATTACAAGGTATAGCCACAGGTATTGCTTTACCTTTAATGTTTAACATTATTTTAACAAAAGTCCTAATGGAAAAACGTGGGATGATGATTGGTATTGGAAATCTTACAACCTCGATTGCACCAGCGATGGGGCCGACATATGGTGGTATATTGACGACCACACTAGACTGGACATATATTTATAAATTGTTGATTCCAGTATTGATTGTTTCAACACTTGTTGGATTGTATGCCATCCCAGAAGAAGAAAAATCAATTAGTGATTCAATTAATGTCAAAGCGGTTCTTTATTTATCCGTGATGTTTACTGGATTGTTGATGTTCTTTAGTTATTTAGAACAACCGTTAGGATGGGTAGCTTTAGTGATTGGATTAATCAGTGCTGGGTTATTCTATAAAACAAATAAACAAAAAACATTACTTAATTTAGTTGTTTTTAAAAATACTCGCTTTACGATTTACTTAATGTCATTCTTGGTTTATCAAATTCTTTTACTTGGTGTATCGTTTGTTTTACCAAACTTTATTCAAATCGTCCAAAATGTTCCAGCTTCGAATGCTGGGATGATGATGTTTCCCGGGGCTTTAATCGGTGCGTTATTTGCACCAGTGTCAGGAAAAATATTAGATAAGTTAGGATTTAAAAAGCCCATAGGTGTGGGAATATTATTTGCGATTTTAGGTTGGTTAATGTTAATTATGGTGATTCAAACAGGAAACATTGCATTGATTATTTTATCTCATGTCACTTTTATGATAGGTGTGGGCTTGTCTTACAGTAATGTCATGACTGTTGGCTTATCTTCTATTAAAGAATCTTTACAAGATGATGGAAATGCCATTTTTAGTACATTACAACAATTTATGGGTGCTATTTCAACGTCATTTGTCGCAATTGTTGTGGGAATTTTTCAATCAGGACAAAATGATTTTGTTCAAGGAACAAGTACTGGGTCAAAAGTAGCTTTAGTCTGTTTATTTATTTTATTACTAATGAGTAGTTTATTTGTTATTAAAACATTTAAATCGAATAAAAACGAAAATCTTTAG
- a CDS encoding gamma-glutamyl-gamma-aminobutyrate hydrolase family protein, with protein sequence MKKMIGISANEIIDSGETLHNLPISYLPAGYVRAVQEVGGVPVVIPLGKKEDAKTYVSLIDKLILTGGQNVTPTLYLEGKEPINEHLSLLERDVFEMALIKEAIKQQKPIFGVCRGMQLVNVYLGGTLHQDLSLRNPEPIRHMQAPIERWVATHDIYLESDSLLRPIYGANATVNSFHFQSINKIGNDLKITAVSEDGVVESIESSSDNHKILGVQWHPDFAYDTLEKEKEVFDFVVNSF encoded by the coding sequence ATGAAAAAAATGATAGGGATTTCGGCTAATGAAATAATCGATTCAGGAGAGACGTTGCATAATTTGCCAATATCATATTTACCAGCTGGCTATGTTCGTGCAGTCCAAGAAGTGGGGGGTGTACCTGTTGTGATTCCTTTAGGTAAAAAAGAGGATGCAAAGACATACGTGAGTTTGATTGATAAACTTATTTTAACGGGCGGTCAAAATGTGACGCCAACACTTTATCTTGAAGGAAAAGAACCAATCAATGAGCATTTGTCATTACTTGAACGAGATGTTTTTGAAATGGCATTGATTAAAGAAGCGATTAAGCAACAAAAACCAATTTTTGGTGTTTGTCGTGGTATGCAATTAGTCAATGTTTATTTAGGTGGAACACTTCATCAAGATTTAAGTTTACGCAATCCAGAACCAATCCGCCATATGCAAGCCCCTATTGAAAGGTGGGTTGCGACGCATGATATTTATTTGGAAAGTGACAGTTTATTGCGTCCAATTTATGGTGCGAACGCAACAGTTAATTCGTTTCATTTTCAAAGTATCAACAAAATTGGTAATGATTTGAAAATAACAGCAGTCAGTGAAGATGGTGTAGTGGAATCAATCGAATCATCTTCTGATAATCATAAAATACTAGGTGTTCAATGGCATCCAGATTTTGCATATGACACGTTAGAAAAAGAAAAAGAAGTCTTTGATTTTGTGGTGAATTCTTTTTAA